A DNA window from Ornithobacterium rhinotracheale DSM 15997 contains the following coding sequences:
- the gcvP gene encoding aminomethyl-transferring glycine dehydrogenase: MNTNDFSLRHNGVHGEDLQAMLQSLGVSSAKELIAQTLPQDIQSEEPMLLPKAMSEMELLQHMAELGKKNKLYKSYIGCGYYGTQLPAVIQRNILENPGWYTAYTPYQAEIAQGRLQALLNFQTMVSDLTQLPLANASLLDEGTAAAEAMHMFWASVPKSKKNANVFFVSEDVYPQTLAVLKTKAWGLGIELKVGNHQNFEFSDEVFGALVQYPAKQGEIYDYSEFIQKAHENDVQVVMAADILALVKLKSPGELGADAAVGSTQRFGIPMGFGGPHAAYLACKEDYKRQIPGRIIGVSVDASGKKALRMALQTREQHIKRQRATSNICTAQVLLAVMAGMYAVYHGPEGLKFIANTLHTRTAYLAKVLKELGYEVLNQNYFDTLYINAENIDREKLKSLLNEKELNLNFFDDKVISIALDETDVASTQFLEKLIEVFAEYQGKTYEIAIPEEIENTIPENLLRKTEFLTHENFNSYHTETELMRYIKRLERKDLALNQSMIPLGSCTMKLNAAAEMLALSFPTFGGIHPFAPSDQTQGYLEMIHNLENYLSEITGFADTSLQPNSGAQGEYAGLMVIKAYLKSIGEEHRNVVVIPESAHGTNPASATMAGMKVVVVKNTPEGAFDLEDLKAQVEKNKENLAALMVTYPSTYGMFDDDIKKVTQLIHDNGGQVYMDGANMNAQVGLTNPGQIGADVCHLNLHKTFAIPHGGGGPGVGPICVAEHLVPFLPSNPLVSTGVDSNDSLDAISSAPYGSALVQTISYAYIRLLGAEGLTKSTIGAILNANYLKTQLEKDYKVLYQNAHGRVGHEMIIDFRPFKSLGIEVGDIAKRLMDYGFHAPTVSFPVAGTLMIEPTESEDKAELDRFVDALLSIKKEIEEVQKGKFTQDNNVLKNAPHTNALLTADAWELPYSREKAAYPVEWLKDNKFWPSVARIDDAYGDRNLMCTCPPTESYE, encoded by the coding sequence ATGAATACAAATGATTTTTCTCTACGCCACAATGGCGTGCATGGCGAGGATTTACAAGCCATGTTGCAAAGTCTTGGGGTGAGCTCTGCTAAAGAACTCATAGCGCAAACACTGCCACAAGACATCCAGAGCGAGGAGCCTATGCTACTTCCAAAAGCAATGAGCGAAATGGAGCTTTTGCAGCATATGGCAGAACTTGGTAAAAAAAATAAATTATACAAATCCTATATTGGATGCGGCTACTATGGCACACAATTACCTGCCGTGATTCAACGAAATATTTTGGAGAATCCAGGGTGGTACACCGCCTACACTCCGTATCAAGCGGAAATCGCACAAGGACGATTGCAAGCTTTATTGAATTTCCAAACGATGGTTTCGGATTTAACACAGCTCCCTCTTGCCAATGCTTCACTTTTAGATGAAGGAACAGCAGCGGCAGAAGCTATGCACATGTTCTGGGCGAGTGTTCCAAAATCTAAGAAAAATGCCAATGTTTTCTTCGTTTCGGAAGATGTGTATCCACAAACTTTAGCAGTTTTAAAAACTAAAGCTTGGGGCTTGGGCATCGAATTAAAAGTAGGAAATCACCAAAATTTTGAATTTTCGGACGAAGTTTTTGGTGCGCTTGTACAATATCCTGCTAAGCAAGGAGAAATTTATGATTATTCTGAATTTATCCAAAAAGCTCATGAAAATGATGTACAAGTGGTAATGGCTGCAGATATTTTAGCCTTAGTTAAATTAAAATCTCCAGGTGAATTAGGAGCTGATGCAGCCGTGGGCTCTACGCAAAGATTCGGAATCCCAATGGGATTTGGAGGACCACACGCAGCCTATTTGGCTTGTAAAGAGGATTACAAAAGACAAATTCCAGGTAGAATCATCGGGGTTTCGGTAGATGCCTCTGGGAAAAAGGCTTTGCGTATGGCGTTGCAAACTAGAGAGCAACACATCAAACGCCAACGCGCAACTTCAAACATCTGTACTGCGCAAGTTTTACTTGCTGTAATGGCAGGAATGTACGCGGTATATCATGGACCAGAAGGTTTAAAATTCATTGCTAACACATTACACACACGCACGGCTTATTTAGCTAAAGTTTTAAAAGAGCTTGGCTACGAGGTTTTAAACCAAAATTATTTTGACACCTTATATATTAATGCCGAAAACATCGACAGAGAAAAATTAAAATCTTTATTAAACGAAAAAGAACTTAATCTGAATTTCTTTGATGATAAAGTTATCAGCATTGCGCTTGATGAAACCGATGTGGCATCGACTCAATTCTTGGAAAAATTGATTGAAGTTTTTGCAGAATATCAAGGAAAAACCTACGAAATCGCAATCCCAGAAGAAATAGAAAATACAATTCCAGAGAATTTATTGAGAAAAACAGAATTCTTAACGCATGAAAACTTCAATTCTTACCACACAGAAACGGAATTGATGCGTTACATCAAGCGTTTAGAAAGAAAAGATTTAGCCTTAAATCAATCAATGATTCCGCTTGGGTCTTGTACCATGAAATTAAACGCTGCGGCAGAAATGCTAGCACTTAGCTTCCCTACTTTTGGTGGTATTCATCCATTTGCTCCAAGTGATCAAACACAAGGTTATTTGGAAATGATTCATAATTTAGAAAATTATCTATCTGAAATCACAGGTTTTGCAGACACAAGCCTTCAACCAAATTCGGGTGCTCAGGGAGAATACGCAGGTCTGATGGTAATAAAAGCTTATTTAAAAAGCATTGGAGAGGAGCATCGCAATGTAGTTGTGATTCCAGAAAGTGCTCACGGAACAAACCCTGCCTCGGCTACAATGGCGGGAATGAAGGTAGTCGTAGTAAAAAATACGCCAGAAGGGGCATTTGATCTTGAGGATTTAAAAGCTCAAGTGGAGAAAAACAAAGAAAATCTTGCCGCTTTGATGGTTACTTACCCTTCAACCTACGGAATGTTTGATGACGACATCAAAAAAGTAACTCAATTGATTCACGACAATGGCGGGCAAGTGTACATGGACGGGGCAAATATGAACGCTCAAGTGGGATTGACTAATCCTGGACAAATCGGTGCCGATGTTTGTCATTTGAATCTACACAAAACCTTTGCTATTCCACATGGTGGCGGTGGACCTGGCGTAGGACCAATCTGTGTGGCAGAACACTTAGTTCCGTTCTTGCCGAGCAATCCGCTTGTTTCTACAGGCGTAGATTCCAATGATTCTCTTGATGCGATTTCATCTGCACCTTATGGTTCGGCTCTGGTTCAAACGATTTCTTATGCTTACATTCGTTTGCTAGGAGCTGAAGGCTTAACCAAAAGTACCATTGGAGCAATTTTAAATGCCAACTATTTAAAAACTCAGCTTGAAAAAGATTATAAAGTATTGTACCAAAACGCACACGGACGCGTAGGACACGAAATGATTATAGATTTCCGTCCGTTCAAAAGTCTAGGCATCGAGGTGGGAGACATTGCAAAACGCTTGATGGATTATGGTTTCCATGCTCCTACCGTGTCTTTCCCAGTGGCGGGAACTTTAATGATTGAACCTACGGAGTCTGAAGACAAAGCCGAGCTTGACCGATTTGTGGATGCGCTACTTTCAATCAAAAAAGAAATTGAAGAAGTGCAAAAAGGTAAATTTACGCAAGACAATAATGTACTTAAAAATGCGCCACACACCAACGCACTACTTACAGCCGATGCATGGGAATTGCCGTATTCACGCGAAAAAGCAGCATATCCAGTTGAATGGTTGAAGGATAATAAATTCTGGCCAAGTGTTGCAAGAATTGATGATGCTTATGGCGACAGAAATTTGATGTGCACTTGTCCACCGACCGAGAGCTATGAATAA
- a CDS encoding serine O-acetyltransferase → MTKDLISEIHKNSTFTQQKFNKIHMEDFPLRLIDFMFNPGKLSCETKEELWFQLEIFKSEFKEILFHLLKNKEEAIDQSDVFFKALENIYRLCVEDANYILDSDPAARSLAEVQMTYPGFFAIAMYRMAHQLWIQEIPILPRLWTELAHTKTGIDIHPGAEIGKCFSIDHGTGVVIGETAKIGNYVKIFQGVTLGALSVSKEQFNKKRHPTIEDRVVIYSNACILGGETTIGHDAVVGGNVWLTQSVLPHTMVFHKGETLSKNLKSDK, encoded by the coding sequence ATGACAAAAGATTTAATCTCAGAAATTCACAAGAATTCTACATTTACCCAACAGAAGTTTAATAAGATTCATATGGAAGATTTTCCATTGAGATTGATAGACTTTATGTTTAATCCTGGAAAATTAAGCTGTGAAACTAAAGAGGAGCTTTGGTTTCAATTGGAGATATTTAAATCTGAATTTAAAGAGATTTTGTTTCATTTATTAAAAAATAAAGAAGAGGCGATTGATCAGTCGGATGTATTTTTTAAAGCTCTAGAGAATATCTATCGCTTGTGTGTGGAAGATGCAAACTACATTTTAGATTCAGATCCTGCTGCTAGGAGTTTGGCTGAAGTTCAGATGACTTATCCTGGTTTTTTTGCAATTGCTATGTATAGAATGGCACATCAATTATGGATTCAAGAAATTCCTATTTTACCAAGATTGTGGACTGAGCTGGCTCATACTAAAACAGGAATTGATATTCATCCAGGGGCTGAAATTGGAAAATGCTTTAGTATAGACCATGGTACAGGGGTGGTAATTGGAGAAACTGCCAAAATTGGTAATTATGTCAAGATTTTTCAAGGTGTGACTTTGGGGGCTTTGTCTGTAAGTAAAGAACAGTTTAACAAAAAAAGACATCCTACAATTGAGGATAGGGTGGTAATTTATTCAAATGCTTGTATCCTTGGAGGGGAAACAACGATTGGGCACGATGCTGTAGTGGGGGGTAATGTTTGGCTAACCCAGAGCGTTTTGCCACATACAATGGTTTTTCATAAAGGTGAAACTTTGTCTAAAAATTTAAAATCAGATAAATAA